A single region of the Nicotiana sylvestris chromosome 6, ASM39365v2, whole genome shotgun sequence genome encodes:
- the LOC138870489 gene encoding uncharacterized protein, translating to METSGTNRITGLHELEEFRFQAFESARLYKERMKLMYDKHILDQNFKPGDLVLLYNLRLRLFPGKLKSRWSGPFRVVKLFLSGAVEIESEDGTNKFTVNGQRLKHYLGMAEEKGDRVVITLGEPQCADEE from the coding sequence ATGGAGACATCAGGTACTAACAGAATCACTGGGTTACATGAGCTAGAGGAATTCAGGTTCCAGGCCTTTGAGAGTGCtagattatacaaagaaaggatgaaattAATGTATGATAAGCACATCTTGGATCAAAACTTCAAACCCGGAGATCTAGTGTTGTTATACAACTTGAGATTGAGATTGTTCCCAGGTAAGTTAAAGTCCCGATGGTCAGGACCCTTCAGAGTGGTGAAATTGTTCTTGAGTGGAGCTGTAGAGATTGAATCAGAAGATGGGACAAACAAGTTCACAGTaaatgggcaaaggttgaaacattaccttggCATGGCTGAAGAAAAAGGGGATAGAGTGGTAATCACTTTGGGAGAGCCCCAGTGCGCGGATGAGGAGTAA